The genomic region CTCGGACTCGATGTCGTCGAGGCGGTGTACGACGCGTCGCAGGGCGTCGTGATCGTCGACGAGGCGTACCACGAGTTCATGCCCGAGGATGCTCCGAGCGCGATCACCCTGCTGCCCGGCCGGGAGCGCCTCATCGTCTCGCGCACCATGAGCAAGGCCTTCGCCTTCGCCGGGGTACGCCTGGGCTATCTCGCCGCGGATCCGGCCGTCGCGGACGCGCTTCGGCTCGTGCGCCTGCCGTACCACCTCTCCGTTCTGACGCAGGCGGCCGCGATCGCCGCCCTGCGGCACTCCGACGAGATGCTCGCCACCGTGCACGACATCGTGGCGCAGCGCGACCGCATCAGCGAACGGCTCGGCGAGCTGGGCTACGACGTGCACGCGTCTGGCAGCAACTTCGTGCTGTTCGGGGGCGTGAGCGACCCGCACGCGACGTTCCTCGCGTTGCGGGAGCGGGGCATCCTCGTGCGTGACGTCGGCATCGCGAATCACCTGCGGGTGAGCGCTGGCACGGAGGCCGAGACCACGGTGTTCCTCGATGCGATGGCCGAGTTGGCGGCGTCGGGCCGCCGGTAGGGTTGAGGACATGAGCAGCCGCACCGCGAGCATCCGCCGCGAGACCAGCGAGTCGAGCATCGAGCTGTCGCTCGACCTGGATGGCACGGGGGCCAGCAGCATCCACACCACGGTGCCGTTCTACGACCACCTGCTCACGGCGTTCGCCAAGCACTCGCTCACCGATCTGACGGTGCGGGCCAAGGGCGACATCGAGATCGACGTGCACCACACCGTCGAGGATGTCGGCATTGTTCTCGGCCAGGCGATCAGAGATGCCCTTGGCGACAAATCCGGCATCTCCCGCTACGGTGACGCGACGGTGCCCCTCGACGAGGCGCTCGTGCAGGCCGTCGTCGACATCTCCGGCCGCCCGTACCTCGTGCACACCGGTGAGCCGGCCGGCTTCGAACACCACTTGATCGGTGGACACTTCACCGGATCGATGGTGCGTCACGTCTTCGAGGCGATCGCGTTCAACGCCGCTCTCACGGTGCACGTGCGCGTGCTGGGCGGGCGCGACCCGCACCACATCGCCGAGGCCGAGTTCAAGGCGTTCGCCAGGGCGTTCCGCCAGGCGAAGGCGCTCGACCCGCTCGTCACCGGCATCCCGTCGACCAAGGGCGCGCTGTGAGCGGGGACGGCGCCGAAGCGGCCTCGCGCGCCGACGACGAGGCGACCGCCGCAGCGAAGCCGCGTGTCGTCGTGCTCGACTACGGCTCGGGCAATGTGCACTCCGCGGCGAAGGCGCTCGAGGCGGTGGGGGCCGACGTGCTCCTTACCTCCGACAGACAGGCGGCCATGGATGCCGACGGTCTCGTCGTGCCGGGCGTCGGCGCCTTCAAAGCTGTCGTCGACCAGCTGAACGCCGTGCGCGGTGCCGAGATCGTCGACCGGCGGCTCGCGGGCGGACGTCCGGTGCTCGGCATCTGCGTCGGCATGCAGGTGCTCTTCGAGCGCGGTGTCGAGCACGGCCACCACGCAGAGGGACTCGGCGAGTGGCCGGGCGTGGTCGAGCCGCTGAAGGCCGAGGTACTGCCGCACATGGGTTGGAACACGGTGGATGCCCCGGCCGACTCCGTGCTCTTCGAGGGCGTGCGCGGCGAGCGTTTCTACTTCGTGCACTCGTTCGCGGCGCAGAACTGGGAGCTCGAGCCCACCGGCCCGTTCGCCGCGGCCAAGCTCACCTGGGCCGACTACGGCGGCCCGTTCCTCGCTGCCGTGGAGAACGGCCCCCTCACCGCCACGCAGTTCCACCCCGAGAAGTCCGGCGCTGCGGGCATGCGTCTGCTGAGCAACTGGGTGCGGAGCCTTCCCGTGCGCAGCTCAGGAGCAGCCGCGCCGACCGCGTCCGCTGCGCGCTAGCGCGGCAGACCTTCTTCCCATCCGCTTCACCCTGAGGAACCGCCACCGATGAGCCCCATCAGCGACACCCCCCGCCTGCAGCTGCTTCCCGCCGTCGACATCGCCGACGGCAAGGCCGTGCGACTGACGCAGGGGGAGGCCGGCAGCGAGACGAGCTACGGCGACCCCGTCGCCGCGGCGGCGGAGTGGGCGGAGCAGGGTGCGGAGTGGATCCACCTCGTCGACCTGGATGCCGCGTTCGGCCGCGGAGACAATCGGGACGTGCTCAAGGCCGTGATGCATTCCAGGCGCGACGTGCAGATCGAGCTGTCGGGCGGCATCCGCGACGACGAGTCGCTCGAGCGCGCCCTCGATCTCGGCGCCAAGCGTGTGAATCTCGGCACGGCGGCGCTGGAGAATCCGCAGTGGGCCGCCGACGTCATCTCACGTTTCGGCGAGGCCATCGCCGTCGGCCTCGATGTGCGCGGCACGACGCTCGCCGCTCGTGGCTGGACCCGCGAGGGCGGTGACCTGTGGGAGGTGCTCGCCCGACTCGAGGATGCCGGCTGCGCGCGTTACGTGGTGACCGATGTGACGAAAGACGGTACTCTGCGAGGCCCCAACCTCGAGTTGCTGAAGCAGATGACCGATCGCACCGACCGCCCCGTCGTCGCCTCCGGCGGTGTCTCGAACCTCGACGACATCGCCGCGCTGCGCGAGCTGGTGCCGGAAGGCGTGGAGGGTGCGATCGTGGGCAAGGCCCTGTACTCCGGCGCGTTCACGCTCGCGGAGGCGTTGGACGTTGCCGGACACTGACGGCTCGCGCCACCTCTTCGGATCGACCGACAAGGCCGATTCGGCGGGACTGCCGTGGGCGGGCCGTACGTTCGATTCCGCTCCGGCGTCGACCGACGACGGCTCGGCCGACCCTGCGCTGCTCGCCGCACTGATCGCCTTCGACGCAGGACACGGCAGTCAGCGGGCCGTGCTCGAAGCGTTCCGCGCCGCGCGGCTGCTCGTTCCGCTGCTCGCTCACGCGGGTGAGCTCGGCGAGGCGGCGGACGGGCACCTCGTCGACAAGACGCAGGAGCTGTCGATCGCGACGGTCGGCGCCCCCGACGGTCGTGCCGTGCTGCCTGCGTTCACCTCGGTGGCGACGCTGTCGGCCTGGAACTCGAAGGCAAGGCCGGTGCCCGCCGCGGGTCCGCGGGTCGCGCTGGCCGCAGCGAGCGAAGAGACGCAGCTGATCGTCATCGATCCGACGAGCCTCACGGAGTTCGTGCTGCGCCGCCCGATGGTGACTGCCTTGGCGACCGGCGCGGATTGGTGTGAGCCGTGGAGCGATGCTGAGGTGGTCGGGGCGTTCCGCGCATCCATCGCCGAGGAGACCGCCGTCGCCGGCATCGAGCTTCGCGCGGGGGACCCGCACGCTCGCCTCGCGGCGGCGGAGGTCGAGGTCACGCTCTCGATCGTCGTGGGCTTGGACGCGGGCGCGCTGCGCGACCTGGTGCAGCGCGTCAGCGCGCGCTGGGGGAGTCGGCCGTCGTCGCCGAGCGCGTCGACTCGATGACGGTGAAGATCACGGCAGCCTGACGCGGCAGACTGCTCGTCGATCGCTCAGCTGACCGGCCCGGTGTACCTCTCGCCTGGCCCCTTGCCCGGCTCGTCGGGAATGGCGGATGCCTCGCGGAAGGCGAGCTGCAGGCTGCGCAGACCGTCGCGCAGGCTGCGGGCATGCTGGTCGCCGATGTGCTGAGCGCTGGCGGTCACGAGACCGGCGAGGGCGTCGATCAGCTTGCGGGCCTCGTCGAGGTCGGTCTGCGTCGCCGGGTCGTCGGCGAGTCCGCACTTCACGGCGGCGGCGCTCATCAGGTGCACCGAGGTGGTCGTGATCACCTCGACGGCGGGCACGTCGGCGATGTCGCGAGTGGCGTCGGCGACGGTCGCCTCGGCATCCTGGTCGTCGAAACGGTGGACGTGCTGCTCTGACATGCTGCCTCTACGGGGGATCGGGTCGGTGATGGTGGCGGCCGATTCGAGGTCGTGCACAGATGTCTGTTAGACTCTGTTGGGCTTTCGGAGCACCATGCCCCGAAACGCAAAGTGGAGACTCTCCCACCCGCGCTTGACCGCTTCACCAGGTTACCGGGTCGTTACACACTCCGCCGACGCGACGAAAGTCGCCGAGGTTGACGCAAAGGGTGTGGGATGCGCGGCCGTGCGCAAACACGGATCGCACGAGTGTGAGACCTCTGCCGGCCATTCCGGGACGACGTTCCGGGATGGCCACGTCAACAGCAACGTTCGATCAGAGGAGACACGCATCAGCGATCCCCGTACCAATGACCGTATCCGCGTGCCCGAGGTTCGCCTCGTCGGACCAGGCGGAGAGCAGATCGGCGTCGTCAAGATCGACGTCGCGCTGCGTCTCGCGCAGGAGTCCGACATGGACCTCGTCGAGGTGGCTCCGAACTCGAAGCCTCCCGTGGCCAAGATCATGGACTACGGCAAGTACAAGTACGAGGCTGCGCAGAAGGCCAAAGAGGCCAGGCGCAACCAGGCGAACACCGTGCTGAAAGAGGTGCGGTTCCGCCTCAAGATCGACAAACACGACTACGAGACCAAGCGCAAGCGCGCCGAGGGGTTCCTCAAGGCCGGGGACAAGGTCAAAGCCATGATCCTGTTCCGCGGACGCGAGCAGTCCCGCCCCGAGCAGGGTGTGCGCTTGCTGCAGAGGTTCGCCGAAGATGTGGCGGAGTTCGGTTCCGTGGAATCGAATCCGACCATCGACGGTCGCAACATGGTCATGGTCATCGGCCCCCTGAAGAACAAGTCGGAGGCCAAGGCCGAGGCCAACGCACAACGTGCCGCGAACCGAGCGCGCTCCCAGCAGCAGCGTTCCGGCGAGCAGGCCACCGAGGCGGAAACCCCCTCCGCCACCGATGAGGAGAAATAATGCCCAAGCAGAAGACCCACTCCGGGGCCAAGAAGCGTTTCAAGGTCACCGGCAGCGGCAAGGTCATGAAGCAGCAGGCCGGCATGCGTCACCACCTGGAGCTCAAGACGAGCCGTCGCACGCGCCGTCTGAACCAGGACCAGGTGCTGCCGAACGTCGACGCCAAGGTCGCCAAGAAGCTTCTCGGCAAGTAAGCCGACACGACGCATAAAGGAATTTGAGCAATGGCAAGAGTGAAGAGGGCCGTCAACGCCCACAAGAAGCGTCGGGTCATCCTCGAGCGCGCCGAGGGTTACCGCGGCCAGCGGTCGCGTCTCTACCGCAAGGCCAAGGAGCAGGTCACCCACTCGCTGGTCTACAGCTACCGTGACCGCCGTGCCCGCAAGGGCGACTTCCGTCGCCTGTGGATCCAGCGCATCAACGCCGCGAGCCGTCAGAACGGCCTCACCTACAACCGCTTCATCCAGGGTCTGAACCTGGCCGGCATCGAGGTGGACCGTCGCATCCTGGCCGAGCTCGCCGTGAACGAGCCCGCCACGTTCGCGTCGCTGGTCGAGACCGCGAAGAAGGCACTCCCGGCCGACACGTCCGCCCCGAAGGCAGACGCCGCGTAAGCCTGCACCACAAAGCACCACAGCACGGCCCGGTCCATCAAGGACCGGGCCGTTCCGCTTTTCCCCCACCCTTCACCGTGCCCAGGGCGCCATACACCGCGCAACAGAGCGTGACCGGAGGGAATCGGGTCCTCGGGGCTGCAGGTCCGCCAGCCGAGACGGCTGGCGGCGCTGGCGTCGCGGCGGAGGCCAGAAATGGCCTCCGCTCCTAGCTCCAGCGCGCAGGTCTGGCGGGAGCCGTGCGCAGCGCGGCGGGGGCATGTCCCCGAGGACCCGATTCCCTCCGGTCCCGCGACCGCCATGAGCCTGCCGATCCGCTCCGGTCCCGCGACCGCTATCAGACCGCCGCCCGCCGATCCCGCGACCGCCCTGAGCACCCCGTTCCGCCCCTAGACTGAACCCGTGCTCGACAACCCCCGGTCACCAAGGGTCCGTGCTGTCGCCAAGCTGGCCAAGAAGTCCGCTCGTGCCGACACGGGTTACTTTCTTCTCGAGGGCCCTCAGGCGGCGCGTGAGGCGTTGACCTGGCGTCCCGAGCTCGTGGTCGACCTCTTCGCCACGACGCACGCGTTCCACAAGCACGACGATGTCGCGGTGCTTGCCCGTCATGCCGGCATCGAGACCGAGTTCGTGACCGACCAGGTGCTGGATGCCATGGCCGACACGGTCACGCCGCAGGGCTTCGTCGCGGTGTGCCGCATGTTCACCTCGTCGCTTGACGACGTGTTCGCCGTGCAGCCGAAGCTGATCGCGGTGCTCGAGGAGGTGCGCGATCCGGGAAACGCGGGAACGATCATCCGTGCCGCCGACTCCGCGGGAGCGGATGCCGTCGTGTTCTCCGGTCACACGGTTGATCTGTACAACCCCAAGGTCGTGCGCTCGACGACCGGCTCGCTGTTCCACCTGCCGGTGGCCGTCGGCTCCGGGATCGGGGACGTGCTGGGGCGGGCGAAGGCGGCAGGGCTGCACGTGATCGCCGCGGACATGGCGGGGGACGATCTGCTGGTGGCGCGGGTGAGCGGGGAGCTCGCCGAGCCTACGGCATGGGTGTTCGGCAATGAGGCGCACGGGCTCTCCGACGAGGCCGTGGCCCTCGTGGATCGGGTGATCACGGTGCCGATCTACGGTCACGCGGAGTCGATGAATCTGGCGACCGCGGCATCCGTCTGCCTCTACGAGTCGGCATTCGCGCAGCGCGCCTGACAGCACTGCACGGCCACAACAGACGGTCAAGCGCGCTTCGCGATCACGGCAACGGTGACGTAGTCCATCGTGAAGGAGCCGCCCATGGCATCGATGGCGGCGCCGACCCTGGCCAGCAGCGGTGAGAGCTGCTCTTTCGGCAGCCGGTTGACGCCACCCGACGTGGGGAACGCGTCGAGCCACTCGGCACGCGTGTACCGGCGCCGCCAGTCGTGGCGCCAGAAGCCGGGCTCGGTGAATCGGCCGGAGGCGCGGATGCCGTCGGCCGCCTTCGCAGCCTGCCCGCCGAACGGGTCATCGTCGGAGGCTGCGGCAGCCGCGGGCGGCAGGCCGGGGATCGCCGCCGCAAGCGCTGCGTGCGTGACCTCGCGAAGGGCGTCAGGCACTCGCATGATGTTCCAGAACAGGGCGATCGCTCCGCCGTCACGCAGCACCGATGCCGCCTCGTGCGCGCCCGCCGCGGGGTCGATCCAGTGCCAGGCCTGGCCGGAGACGACCAGATCGAAGGTGCGGCCCGCGGCATCCCAGCGCTCGAACGGCGCGATCTCGACGGTGAAGCCGCGATCGCGGGCGAGCGTGGCCATCCTCTCGTCCACCTCGACGCCGAGCACTGTCGCCCCGCGA from Humibacter ginsenosidimutans harbors:
- a CDS encoding histidinol-phosphate transaminase — translated: MTSFSDLPIRDDLRGKSPYGAPQAPVPVALNVNENTHPIPDDVVADIVQSVAVALRGANRYPDREFGELRASLAGYLGHGLDASNIWAANGSNEVLQQILQAFGGPGRSALGFAPTYSMYPLLASGTGTAWIAADRGPDFVVTPEHAARVVREHRPDVVILCAPNNPTGTPLGLDVVEAVYDASQGVVIVDEAYHEFMPEDAPSAITLLPGRERLIVSRTMSKAFAFAGVRLGYLAADPAVADALRLVRLPYHLSVLTQAAAIAALRHSDEMLATVHDIVAQRDRISERLGELGYDVHASGSNFVLFGGVSDPHATFLALRERGILVRDVGIANHLRVSAGTEAETTVFLDAMAELAASGRR
- the hisB gene encoding imidazoleglycerol-phosphate dehydratase HisB: MSSRTASIRRETSESSIELSLDLDGTGASSIHTTVPFYDHLLTAFAKHSLTDLTVRAKGDIEIDVHHTVEDVGIVLGQAIRDALGDKSGISRYGDATVPLDEALVQAVVDISGRPYLVHTGEPAGFEHHLIGGHFTGSMVRHVFEAIAFNAALTVHVRVLGGRDPHHIAEAEFKAFARAFRQAKALDPLVTGIPSTKGAL
- the hisH gene encoding imidazole glycerol phosphate synthase subunit HisH; this translates as MSGDGAEAASRADDEATAAAKPRVVVLDYGSGNVHSAAKALEAVGADVLLTSDRQAAMDADGLVVPGVGAFKAVVDQLNAVRGAEIVDRRLAGGRPVLGICVGMQVLFERGVEHGHHAEGLGEWPGVVEPLKAEVLPHMGWNTVDAPADSVLFEGVRGERFYFVHSFAAQNWELEPTGPFAAAKLTWADYGGPFLAAVENGPLTATQFHPEKSGAAGMRLLSNWVRSLPVRSSGAAAPTASAAR
- the priA gene encoding bifunctional 1-(5-phosphoribosyl)-5-((5-phosphoribosylamino)methylideneamino)imidazole-4-carboxamide isomerase/phosphoribosylanthranilate isomerase PriA; protein product: MSPISDTPRLQLLPAVDIADGKAVRLTQGEAGSETSYGDPVAAAAEWAEQGAEWIHLVDLDAAFGRGDNRDVLKAVMHSRRDVQIELSGGIRDDESLERALDLGAKRVNLGTAALENPQWAADVISRFGEAIAVGLDVRGTTLAARGWTREGGDLWEVLARLEDAGCARYVVTDVTKDGTLRGPNLELLKQMTDRTDRPVVASGGVSNLDDIAALRELVPEGVEGAIVGKALYSGAFTLAEALDVAGH
- a CDS encoding SseB family protein, yielding MPDTDGSRHLFGSTDKADSAGLPWAGRTFDSAPASTDDGSADPALLAALIAFDAGHGSQRAVLEAFRAARLLVPLLAHAGELGEAADGHLVDKTQELSIATVGAPDGRAVLPAFTSVATLSAWNSKARPVPAAGPRVALAAASEETQLIVIDPTSLTEFVLRRPMVTALATGADWCEPWSDAEVVGAFRASIAEETAVAGIELRAGDPHARLAAAEVEVTLSIVVGLDAGALRDLVQRVSARWGSRPSSPSASTR
- a CDS encoding DUF1844 domain-containing protein, producing MSEQHVHRFDDQDAEATVADATRDIADVPAVEVITTTSVHLMSAAAVKCGLADDPATQTDLDEARKLIDALAGLVTASAQHIGDQHARSLRDGLRSLQLAFREASAIPDEPGKGPGERYTGPVS
- the infC gene encoding translation initiation factor IF-3; this encodes MPEVRLVGPGGEQIGVVKIDVALRLAQESDMDLVEVAPNSKPPVAKIMDYGKYKYEAAQKAKEARRNQANTVLKEVRFRLKIDKHDYETKRKRAEGFLKAGDKVKAMILFRGREQSRPEQGVRLLQRFAEDVAEFGSVESNPTIDGRNMVMVIGPLKNKSEAKAEANAQRAANRARSQQQRSGEQATEAETPSATDEEK
- the rpmI gene encoding 50S ribosomal protein L35, which codes for MPKQKTHSGAKKRFKVTGSGKVMKQQAGMRHHLELKTSRRTRRLNQDQVLPNVDAKVAKKLLGK
- the rplT gene encoding 50S ribosomal protein L20, coding for MARVKRAVNAHKKRRVILERAEGYRGQRSRLYRKAKEQVTHSLVYSYRDRRARKGDFRRLWIQRINAASRQNGLTYNRFIQGLNLAGIEVDRRILAELAVNEPATFASLVETAKKALPADTSAPKADAA
- a CDS encoding TrmH family RNA methyltransferase, translated to MLDNPRSPRVRAVAKLAKKSARADTGYFLLEGPQAAREALTWRPELVVDLFATTHAFHKHDDVAVLARHAGIETEFVTDQVLDAMADTVTPQGFVAVCRMFTSSLDDVFAVQPKLIAVLEEVRDPGNAGTIIRAADSAGADAVVFSGHTVDLYNPKVVRSTTGSLFHLPVAVGSGIGDVLGRAKAAGLHVIAADMAGDDLLVARVSGELAEPTAWVFGNEAHGLSDEAVALVDRVITVPIYGHAESMNLATAASVCLYESAFAQRA
- a CDS encoding class I SAM-dependent methyltransferase — its product is MVTLSEDGAPQNSADGRDFAESSHRRREIAESFGTDAAAYDRGRPRYPEQLVEHVLDAIGRDGAGIDILDVGMGTGISALPFRDRGATVLGVEVDERMATLARDRGFTVEIAPFERWDAAGRTFDLVVSGQAWHWIDPAAGAHEAASVLRDGGAIALFWNIMRVPDALREVTHAALAAAIPGLPPAAAAASDDDPFGGQAAKAADGIRASGRFTEPGFWRHDWRRRYTRAEWLDAFPTSGGVNRLPKEQLSPLLARVGAAIDAMGGSFTMDYVTVAVIAKRA